The genome window GTCAAGTGTGAATCTCTGCAGAAGCAGAAGGAAGTGGCGAGACGTGCAAGgtattttgaacattttaatcAAGTATTCCGGGTGTTGGAAACAAAATGGGGTGCTTTAGACTAAAGTTAATAAATTGATATGAACACATTTATCCCTTATAAGATCATGTGCTTTCTCAGTCATGGAACAAAAGAGAGAACAGAATACAGACGACAGCCTGGTATTTCACAAATCTTCGAAAAGATTGTTAGCAGTGTGTGCAGCAGGCCAGAACACAAATAAGGAAACATGTTGACCGTGGGCGCGCTAACGCGCTAATACTCTTCGCCTTCCTCGTCGTCCGCCAGGCTGTCGGTGCCCACCTCCTCGTAATCTTTTTCCAGGGCGGCCATGTCTTCCCTGGCCTCGGAGAACTCTCCCTCCTCCATGCCCTCGCCCACGTACCAGTGTACGAAGGCGCGCTTGGCGTACATCAGGTCGAACTTGTGGTCAAGCCGGGCCCAGGCCTCTGCGATGGCGGTGGTGTTGCTCAGCATGCAGACGGCCCGCTGCACCTTGGCCAGGTCTCCGCCGGGAACCACGGTGGGAGGCTGGTAGTTGATGCCAACCTTGAAGCCGGTGGGGCACCAGTCCACAAACTGGATGGAGCGCTTGGTTTTGATGTTGCTGATGGCCGAGTTGACGTCCTTGGGCACCACGTCGCCTCGGTACAGCAGGCAGCAGGCCATGTACTTGCCGTGGCGGGGGTCGCACTTGACCATCTGGTTGGCCGGTTCGAAGCAGGAGTTGGTGATGTCGGCCACCGTCAGCTGCTCGTGGTAGGCCTTCTCGGCAGAGATGACGGGTGCATAGGTGACCAGGGGGAAGTGGATGCGCGGGTAGGGCACCAGGTTGGTCTGGAACTCTGTCAGGTCCACGTTGAGGGCGCCGTCGAAGCGCAGCGAGGCGGTGATGGATGACACGATCTGCCCGATCAACCGGTTGAGGTTGGTGTAGGTGGGCCGCTCGATGTCCAGGTTCCGGCGGCAGATGTCGTAGATGGCCTCGTTGTCCACCATGAAGGCGCAGTCTGAGTGCTCCAGTGTAGTGTGGGTGGTCAGGATGGAGTTGTAGGGCTCCACCACCGCCGTCGACACCTGGGGGGCGGGGTACACGGCAAACTCCAGCTTGGACTTCTTGCCGTAGTCCACCGACAGGCGCTCCATCAGCAGGGAGGTGAAGCCCGAGCCCGTTCCGCCGCCGAAGGAGTGGAAGATGAGAAATCCTTGTAGGCCTGTGCACTGATCAGCCTGGGGgaaaggaggaagatgaaaataagattttttttttttaatcaaataagTATCGTTTGGCCAAAATTATTTCCACCAGAAATTCTTACCAGTTTGCGAGTTCTATCAAGGACCAGGTCGATGATCTCTTTTCCGACAGTGTAGTGACCGCGAGCGTAGTTGTTAGCCGCGTCCTCCTTCCCAGTGATCAACTGCTCAGGATGAAAGAGCTGGCGGTACGTCCCTGAGCGGATTTCATCTGCAGAGCGCAAGGAAAATTGATTTCAGACCACAGGCCTCCCTTGACACAAGCACTGACATATTATTATGTTGCTGTTTCATGTCAGGTGGAGTGAAACGTTCTTCATACCGATGACGGTCGGCTCCAAATCTACAAAGATCGCTCTGGGGACATGCTTGCCAGCGCCGGTCTCGCTGAAAAAGGTGTTAAAGGAGTCGTCGCCGCCTCCGATGGTCTTGTCGCTGGGCATCTGGCCATCGGGCTGGATGCCGTGCTCCAGGCAGTACAGTTCCCAGCAGGCATTGCCCATCTGGACGCCTGCCTGGCCAACGTGC of Syngnathus acus chromosome 19, fSynAcu1.2, whole genome shotgun sequence contains these proteins:
- the LOC119138463 gene encoding tubulin alpha chain-like, with the translated sequence MRECISMHVGQAGVQMGNACWELYCLEHGIQPDGQMPSDKTIGGGDDSFNTFFSETGAGKHVPRAIFVDLEPTVIDEIRSGTYRQLFHPEQLITGKEDAANNYARGHYTVGKEIIDLVLDRTRKLADQCTGLQGFLIFHSFGGGTGSGFTSLLMERLSVDYGKKSKLEFAVYPAPQVSTAVVEPYNSILTTHTTLEHSDCAFMVDNEAIYDICRRNLDIERPTYTNLNRLIGQIVSSITASLRFDGALNVDLTEFQTNLVPYPRIHFPLVTYAPVISAEKAYHEQLTVADITNSCFEPANQMVKCDPRHGKYMACCLLYRGDVVPKDVNSAISNIKTKRSIQFVDWCPTGFKVGINYQPPTVVPGGDLAKVQRAVCMLSNTTAIAEAWARLDHKFDLMYAKRAFVHWYVGEGMEEGEFSEAREDMAALEKDYEEVGTDSLADDEEGEEY